A single window of Mycolicibacterium aurum DNA harbors:
- a CDS encoding (2Fe-2S)-binding protein produces the protein MTADTPAPLTISLIVNGRQVMRAVSPRLTLADFLRDELGLTGTHLGCEHGVCGACTVFIDGRSGRACLMFAAQADGMRVDTVEGLDQFEEAARLKRAFSERGGLQCGFCTPGFLVTAVELLRDPDAEKPLTADTVRETLSGNICRCTGYQGIVAAVLDAAAPPDPSELADSADP, from the coding sequence ATGACCGCTGACACCCCTGCGCCGCTGACCATCTCGCTGATTGTGAACGGCAGACAGGTGATGCGCGCCGTATCACCGCGACTGACACTTGCCGACTTCCTGCGTGACGAACTCGGCTTGACCGGAACACATCTGGGTTGTGAACACGGTGTCTGCGGGGCGTGCACGGTCTTCATCGACGGGCGTTCGGGACGCGCGTGCCTGATGTTCGCGGCTCAGGCCGACGGCATGCGGGTGGATACCGTCGAAGGCCTCGACCAGTTCGAGGAGGCCGCGCGGCTCAAGCGGGCGTTCTCCGAGCGCGGCGGACTGCAGTGCGGCTTCTGTACCCCCGGCTTCCTGGTGACCGCTGTCGAACTGCTGCGCGATCCCGATGCCGAGAAGCCCCTGACCGCGGATACGGTGCGGGAGACGTTGTCGGGCAACATCTGCCGGTGTACCGGCTATCAGGGCATCGTGGCGGCGGTGCTCGACGCCGCGGCACCGCCCGACCCGTCGGAGCTCGCGGACAGTGCCGATCCCTGA
- a CDS encoding xanthine dehydrogenase family protein molybdopterin-binding subunit: MGEADTLTSDASKPGAAGPWVGTSVRRREDDRMLGGNGQFVADHAAGAHQVVFVRSTQAHARITGIDTAAADRMPGVLGIFTAADLGLADTAIPALTTPDPDFTAATSLTVAEQRLAILASERTHYVGQPIAVVVADNRYLAEDAAENVAVSYEPLPPVIDAEEALGSTAPVLFDHLPDNEAARLEYEFGDPAAIFDVAAHVVQDTYRMERHGAVPLECRGVLAEFDAGLGRVEVQTSTQVPHMVRDAICAVTGWSRQEVAVAVPDVGGGFGTKANVYAEEIVMAVLARHIRRRVIWIEDRQEHLMASAQGRDQTHRARLAVDGDGRILAWDVDFVVDIGAGSLWVAGIVANTAVHLMGPYRIPAVHVRGRAALTNKTIVAQYRGAGRPEATFSLERSLDAAAAALGISGAEIRRRNLLGAADMPYPRPIPYRDGVPIAYDGGDYVACLDAVLLALPESEAAACARENPDHLIGYGLASYLEATGRGPHETARARLLPDGQFEITAGAASAGQGHETVFAQVAADALGMPLARVRYVASDTDRLPEGVGTFASRSAILAGSAVHQACGELIALAAQRAARLMGTEHADYVDGRFLAGGQALGWDELAGAMRIGGADEGGAALDVTTVYRVQTVTWTMGVHAVILGVHRRTGIVRVLRYAVAHEGGREINPRIVEGQIVGGVAQGIGGALFEAWRYSPSGEPTSTTFAAYHLPLTTDVPDVIVRHLHVDTPVNPIGVRGAGESGTIAVYAAVAGAVDDAVGGGHRVTTTPIQTGDLCRSLARVAS, from the coding sequence GTGGGAGAAGCGGATACATTGACCTCCGACGCATCGAAGCCGGGCGCTGCCGGACCATGGGTCGGTACCTCGGTGCGGCGTCGGGAAGACGACCGCATGCTCGGCGGGAACGGACAGTTCGTCGCCGACCATGCCGCGGGAGCACACCAGGTGGTGTTCGTCAGGTCGACTCAGGCGCACGCCAGAATCACCGGGATCGACACCGCGGCCGCCGACCGGATGCCCGGTGTGCTCGGCATTTTCACCGCCGCTGATCTGGGCCTGGCGGACACCGCGATCCCGGCGCTGACGACTCCGGATCCCGATTTCACGGCGGCCACCTCGCTGACGGTCGCCGAGCAGCGGCTGGCGATCCTGGCATCGGAGCGCACGCACTACGTGGGTCAGCCGATCGCCGTGGTGGTCGCCGACAACCGGTACCTGGCCGAGGACGCCGCCGAGAACGTCGCGGTGTCCTATGAGCCGCTGCCGCCGGTGATCGACGCCGAAGAGGCACTCGGGTCCACCGCGCCGGTGCTCTTCGACCATCTGCCGGACAACGAGGCGGCCCGGCTGGAGTACGAGTTCGGCGACCCCGCCGCGATATTCGACGTCGCTGCCCACGTCGTGCAGGACACCTACCGGATGGAGCGACACGGCGCCGTACCGCTCGAATGCCGCGGGGTGCTGGCCGAATTCGATGCCGGCCTCGGCCGTGTCGAGGTGCAGACCTCCACTCAGGTACCGCACATGGTGCGGGATGCGATCTGTGCGGTGACGGGCTGGTCCAGGCAGGAGGTGGCCGTCGCTGTGCCCGACGTCGGCGGCGGGTTCGGTACCAAGGCCAATGTCTACGCCGAAGAGATCGTCATGGCCGTGCTCGCCAGGCATATCCGGCGCCGGGTGATCTGGATCGAGGATCGCCAGGAGCATCTGATGGCCAGCGCGCAGGGAAGGGACCAGACTCACCGCGCCCGTCTTGCCGTCGACGGCGACGGCCGAATCCTGGCGTGGGACGTCGACTTCGTCGTCGACATCGGCGCCGGAAGTCTGTGGGTGGCAGGCATCGTCGCCAACACGGCGGTGCATCTGATGGGGCCGTACCGCATTCCCGCCGTGCATGTGCGTGGTCGCGCGGCACTGACCAACAAGACGATTGTCGCCCAGTACCGCGGCGCCGGGCGGCCGGAGGCGACGTTCTCGCTGGAACGCAGCCTCGACGCCGCCGCGGCGGCTCTCGGCATCTCGGGCGCCGAGATCCGCCGACGGAATCTGCTCGGTGCCGCGGACATGCCCTACCCGCGTCCCATCCCGTATCGCGACGGGGTGCCCATCGCCTACGACGGGGGCGACTACGTGGCCTGCCTCGACGCGGTGCTGCTCGCGCTGCCGGAATCCGAAGCGGCCGCCTGTGCGCGGGAGAACCCGGACCACCTCATCGGGTACGGCCTGGCGTCCTACCTCGAGGCCACCGGCCGCGGACCCCACGAGACGGCGCGGGCGCGGCTGCTGCCCGACGGGCAGTTCGAGATCACCGCGGGCGCGGCATCGGCGGGCCAGGGGCACGAGACGGTTTTCGCCCAGGTGGCCGCTGATGCCCTGGGCATGCCGCTCGCGCGGGTGCGCTATGTCGCCTCCGACACCGACCGACTGCCCGAGGGGGTGGGGACCTTCGCCAGTCGATCGGCCATCCTCGCCGGCTCGGCCGTGCACCAGGCGTGCGGCGAGCTGATCGCGCTCGCCGCGCAGCGTGCGGCCCGCCTGATGGGCACTGAGCACGCCGACTACGTGGACGGTCGGTTCCTTGCCGGGGGACAGGCGCTCGGGTGGGACGAACTCGCCGGGGCGATGCGGATCGGCGGCGCCGACGAGGGCGGTGCCGCGCTCGATGTGACCACGGTGTACCGGGTGCAGACGGTGACGTGGACGATGGGTGTGCACGCGGTGATCCTGGGCGTGCACCGCCGCACAGGCATCGTGAGGGTGCTGCGGTATGCGGTGGCCCACGAAGGCGGACGCGAGATCAACCCCCGCATCGTCGAAGGGCAGATCGTCGGGGGCGTGGCCCAGGGGATCGGCGGCGCACTGTTCGAGGCATGGCGGTACTCACCCTCCGGGGAGCCGACGTCGACGACGTTCGCCGCGTACCACCTGCCGCTGACCACCGACGTGCCCGACGTGATTGTGCGCCACCTCCACGTCGACACCCCGGTCAACCCGATCGGTGTGCGCGGTGCGGGGGAGAGCGGCACCATCGCGGTGTACGCGGCCGTGGCCGGTGCCGTCGACGATGCCGTGGGTGGTGGCCATCGGGTCACCACCACCCCCATCCAGACGGGCGACCTGTGCAGGTCGCTGGCCCGGGTGGCGTCATGA
- a CDS encoding ABC transporter permease: MSTSFAATDDVSTEGTPAAGAPPRRSRRRRPRFGTLAYSAASTVGLLLLFTAFAEIGSRAGWWNDHVLPAPSVILAALAELLTEPQFWLDAQRTGVEVAVSILFGCLLGFGAGLLFWKVPLLGRVFEPYLVSFYAVPLVLFYPVMIVLVGINAMSVIILATIMAAIPMALNTAVGLNQMPPVYLKLARSLKASPRQTLFAIAIPAAGPFIVAGLRLAVVYALIGTIAMEFTTAQAGLGYRIRYLYEIFDNIGMFAYIVVVLLLSCLLTVALAAVERVLLRGRNA; the protein is encoded by the coding sequence GTGAGCACCTCGTTCGCGGCCACCGACGACGTGTCCACGGAGGGCACGCCGGCAGCGGGAGCACCACCGCGGCGGTCCCGCCGCAGGCGGCCCCGGTTCGGCACCCTCGCCTACAGCGCCGCCTCGACCGTCGGGCTCCTTCTGCTGTTCACCGCGTTCGCCGAGATCGGGTCTCGGGCGGGGTGGTGGAACGACCATGTGCTGCCTGCGCCGTCGGTGATCTTGGCGGCGCTGGCGGAACTGCTCACCGAGCCGCAGTTCTGGCTCGACGCACAGCGCACCGGCGTCGAGGTGGCTGTGTCGATCCTCTTCGGCTGTCTCCTGGGATTCGGAGCGGGACTGCTGTTCTGGAAGGTGCCGCTGCTGGGCCGGGTGTTCGAGCCCTACCTGGTGTCGTTCTACGCGGTACCGCTGGTGTTGTTCTATCCGGTGATGATCGTGCTCGTGGGCATCAACGCGATGTCGGTGATCATCCTCGCCACCATCATGGCCGCCATCCCGATGGCGCTCAACACCGCCGTCGGACTGAACCAGATGCCGCCGGTCTACCTGAAACTCGCGCGGTCACTGAAGGCGTCACCCCGCCAGACGTTGTTCGCCATCGCGATACCGGCGGCGGGGCCGTTCATCGTCGCCGGTCTGCGGCTGGCTGTGGTGTATGCCCTCATCGGCACCATCGCCATGGAGTTCACCACGGCGCAGGCGGGTTTGGGCTACCGGATCCGCTATCTCTACGAGATCTTCGACAACATCGGAATGTTCGCCTACATCGTCGTCGTGCTGCTGCTGTCGTGCCTGCTGACCGTTGCCCTGGCCGCCGTCGAACGTGTCCTGCTGCGGGGGAGGAACGCATGA
- a CDS encoding amidohydrolase family protein: MTTLLVEDIGLLVHGDSAIAPVRDTTLLIEDGIITGIGVDAPAPDQVLSAGGLTVMPGLVDGHVHPTFGEWTPAQNSIGWIHNYLHGGTTSMVSAGELHIPGLAFDALTPELVLSIAITSKHTTGRMRPSGVKVNAGTVLLVPGMTEEHFDRALREGIDQLKFIFYDWNRLGDGEAEQYVAWAHERGMTVKLHSGGVSRSGSSRVAGADIVMAVRPDVVAHISGGPIPPPDADIIAIIDGLPDTNVEVCSSNNYRATTVVVDELTRRGRLDRLTVGTDTPGGTGVIPRGMLRNVCYLSSVCGVDPVVAVAAATGQTARAHGLDTGVIAEGMPADLLVLGPVTGSMATDALESFALGDLPGIASVLLDGVGLVATRSEQTPPPSRAVTWRGAQIHRASTQPTPVGAHASGCC, translated from the coding sequence GTGACGACGCTGCTCGTGGAGGACATCGGCCTCCTGGTGCATGGTGACTCCGCGATCGCGCCGGTCCGCGATACCACGCTCCTCATCGAAGACGGGATCATCACCGGCATCGGCGTCGACGCTCCGGCTCCGGATCAGGTGCTCTCCGCCGGGGGACTGACAGTGATGCCGGGACTGGTCGACGGTCATGTGCACCCCACATTCGGAGAGTGGACGCCCGCACAGAACTCGATCGGATGGATACACAACTACCTGCACGGCGGCACCACGTCCATGGTGTCCGCAGGCGAGCTCCACATTCCCGGTTTGGCGTTCGACGCGCTCACCCCGGAGTTGGTGCTGAGCATCGCCATCACGTCCAAGCACACGACCGGCCGGATGCGCCCGTCCGGGGTGAAGGTCAATGCCGGCACCGTGCTGCTGGTCCCCGGGATGACCGAAGAGCATTTCGACCGGGCTCTGCGGGAGGGCATCGACCAGCTCAAGTTCATCTTCTACGACTGGAACCGGTTGGGCGACGGCGAAGCTGAGCAGTATGTCGCGTGGGCCCACGAGCGCGGTATGACGGTCAAGCTGCACTCCGGCGGGGTGTCCCGCTCGGGGTCGAGCCGGGTGGCGGGAGCCGACATCGTGATGGCGGTGCGGCCCGACGTCGTCGCGCACATCTCGGGCGGACCCATTCCGCCTCCGGACGCCGACATCATCGCGATCATCGACGGGCTCCCCGACACCAACGTCGAGGTGTGCAGTTCGAACAACTACCGCGCCACGACCGTCGTCGTCGACGAGCTCACCCGGCGCGGCAGGCTCGATCGCCTGACGGTCGGTACCGACACCCCGGGCGGTACCGGTGTTATACCGCGCGGCATGTTGCGCAACGTCTGCTACCTCTCATCGGTGTGCGGCGTCGACCCGGTGGTCGCGGTGGCGGCGGCCACCGGGCAGACCGCGCGGGCCCACGGCCTCGACACGGGGGTGATCGCGGAGGGCATGCCGGCGGATCTGCTGGTGCTGGGCCCGGTCACGGGCTCGATGGCCACCGATGCCCTGGAGTCCTTCGCGCTCGGCGACCTGCCGGGCATCGCCTCCGTCCTCCTCGACGGTGTCGGGCTCGTCGCCACCCGCAGCGAGCAGACACCGCCACCGAGTCGGGCCGTGACCTGGCGCGGCGCCCAGATCCACCGCGCATCCACCCAGCCCACCCCGGTCGGGGCACACGCCTCCGGCTGCTGCTGA
- a CDS encoding ABC transporter substrate-binding protein yields the protein MSRFPKVIGALVATSALLVGATACADESAGPSEGGGGGATTDTLSISATGVDSLPFMAILQAGINKKWFEEEGLKVDLFSGGGGGNTLRVVTSGDADMAIAGNTSVLLAAQQPNSNLKVVAPWFQMNDFSWISPPGRTIEGAVLGFSSAGSSTELLVKGLERELGQGVRAQAVGQMGDNWTAAKADQITAGWAMQPFIAEKQASENAEVLINSRDVLGDLPADLVAVNTEYAEANPDNIKTFFKVADRLNEWVVSNPDEAGAEIGPLVGVSPEVMQAALRNNPDLAKAYTLKVDPEGLKNLSELMVAAGQIDAPVDWATVLDQQYLPEDDRATF from the coding sequence ATGTCACGGTTCCCGAAGGTCATCGGCGCGCTCGTCGCCACGTCCGCCCTGCTGGTCGGCGCCACCGCGTGCGCTGACGAGTCCGCGGGTCCGTCGGAGGGCGGCGGGGGCGGTGCCACCACCGACACGCTGAGCATCTCCGCGACAGGCGTGGACAGCCTGCCGTTCATGGCGATCCTGCAGGCGGGGATCAACAAGAAATGGTTCGAAGAAGAGGGGCTCAAGGTCGACCTGTTCTCCGGCGGCGGCGGCGGCAACACGTTGCGCGTGGTGACCAGTGGCGACGCCGACATGGCCATCGCGGGCAACACGTCTGTACTTCTCGCGGCACAACAGCCGAATTCGAATCTCAAGGTCGTCGCGCCGTGGTTCCAGATGAACGACTTCTCCTGGATCAGCCCGCCCGGACGCACCATCGAGGGCGCGGTGCTGGGCTTCAGCTCGGCCGGCTCGTCCACCGAGCTTCTGGTGAAGGGCCTCGAACGCGAACTGGGCCAAGGCGTCCGGGCGCAGGCGGTGGGGCAGATGGGCGACAACTGGACCGCCGCGAAGGCCGACCAGATCACCGCCGGCTGGGCGATGCAGCCGTTCATCGCCGAGAAGCAGGCCAGTGAGAACGCCGAGGTATTGATCAACTCGCGCGACGTCCTCGGAGACCTGCCCGCCGATCTGGTCGCGGTGAACACCGAGTACGCCGAGGCCAATCCCGACAACATCAAGACCTTCTTCAAGGTCGCGGACCGGCTCAACGAGTGGGTGGTGTCCAACCCCGACGAGGCCGGCGCCGAGATCGGTCCGTTGGTCGGCGTGTCACCCGAAGTGATGCAGGCCGCGTTGCGCAACAACCCCGACCTCGCGAAGGCCTACACGCTCAAGGTCGATCCCGAGGGGCTGAAGAACCTGTCCGAGCTCATGGTGGCCGCCGGTCAGATCGACGCGCCGGTGGACTGGGCTACCGTCCTGGACCAGCAGTACCTGCCCGAGGACGACAGAGCCACGTTCTGA
- a CDS encoding FAD binding domain-containing protein encodes MKPAEFAYHQPDSVAEALAVLAHDPDAKLLAGGQSLMTLMNLRLARPSTVVDIGRLTELRRIFDDTDDLVLGALVTHRTVEVDPLVIARAPLLAYAARYIGHVGIRNRGTIGGSIAHADPAAEMPLATLVLDATFHVESATTGRRQVCADEMFVSFYTNGLLPDEMITWISVPAITPEQGWGFVEYARQHGDYGLAGAGCVLTLTPDGRIAALRAGVLSAADRPLLFVGDEAVGRLPSEQLWRDLAHQWASDTEPAADDADYVRRLCAAALTEALGDAQRRADTRRGRHDDR; translated from the coding sequence ATGAAGCCGGCTGAATTCGCTTATCACCAACCGGATTCGGTGGCCGAAGCCCTCGCGGTGCTGGCACACGACCCTGACGCCAAGCTGCTGGCGGGCGGCCAGTCGCTGATGACGCTGATGAACCTGCGGCTGGCGCGGCCGTCCACGGTCGTCGACATCGGCAGGCTGACCGAGTTGCGCCGGATCTTCGACGATACCGACGACCTGGTGCTGGGCGCGCTCGTCACCCACCGCACGGTCGAGGTGGACCCTCTTGTCATCGCCCGCGCACCATTGCTGGCCTACGCGGCCCGTTACATCGGGCACGTCGGCATCCGCAATCGCGGGACGATCGGCGGTTCCATCGCCCACGCCGACCCGGCTGCTGAAATGCCCTTGGCAACACTGGTTCTGGACGCCACCTTCCACGTGGAATCGGCGACGACGGGCCGTCGCCAGGTCTGCGCGGACGAGATGTTCGTGTCCTTCTACACGAACGGGTTGCTGCCCGACGAGATGATCACCTGGATCTCGGTGCCGGCGATCACGCCCGAACAAGGCTGGGGCTTCGTCGAATATGCCCGACAACACGGCGATTACGGTCTTGCCGGCGCCGGGTGCGTCCTCACCCTCACCCCGGACGGACGGATCGCCGCACTGCGCGCCGGCGTTCTCAGCGCGGCCGATCGTCCGCTGCTGTTCGTCGGCGACGAGGCCGTGGGCCGGCTGCCGTCGGAGCAGCTGTGGCGCGACCTCGCCCACCAGTGGGCGAGTGACACCGAGCCGGCCGCCGACGACGCCGACTATGTACGGCGGCTCTGCGCGGCCGCGCTCACCGAGGCGCTCGGCGATGCGCAGCGCCGAGCCGACACCCGGAGAGGCAGGCACGATGACCGCTGA
- a CDS encoding ABC transporter ATP-binding protein: MESSGIEMAGVSVVFDTAARRITAVTDIDQSVPHSSFVSIVGPSGCGKSTLLAVVAGLQKATTGTVSVGGRPVTGPDPKIGVVFQEDSTLPWRTVEENVSFAMEMIGTAKDSRRKRAKEAIDLVGLTGFEKSYPSQLSGGMRQRVALARTLAVQPEVVLMDEPFAALDQQTRLFLGAEVRQIWARTKQTIMFVTHDISEAILLSQQVWVMSYRPGTIIDVVDIDLPGERDAGVVSTPRFNELHNRIWGSLQAESMRGFQQQETAAT; this comes from the coding sequence TTGGAGTCATCAGGCATCGAGATGGCCGGCGTATCAGTGGTTTTCGATACCGCTGCCCGTCGCATCACCGCCGTCACCGATATCGACCAGAGCGTTCCGCATTCGAGCTTCGTGTCGATCGTCGGGCCGAGCGGGTGTGGCAAGTCGACGTTGCTCGCCGTGGTGGCCGGGCTGCAGAAGGCCACCACGGGCACCGTCAGCGTCGGCGGCAGGCCGGTCACCGGGCCCGACCCCAAGATCGGTGTGGTGTTCCAGGAGGACTCGACGCTGCCGTGGCGCACGGTCGAGGAGAATGTCAGCTTCGCCATGGAGATGATCGGCACGGCGAAAGACTCGCGGCGCAAGCGGGCCAAGGAGGCCATCGATCTCGTCGGTCTCACCGGGTTCGAGAAGTCCTACCCCTCACAGCTGTCCGGGGGAATGAGGCAGCGGGTCGCACTTGCCCGCACCCTGGCGGTGCAGCCCGAGGTGGTGCTCATGGACGAGCCGTTCGCCGCACTGGACCAGCAGACCCGGTTGTTCCTCGGCGCGGAGGTGCGCCAGATCTGGGCACGGACGAAACAGACCATCATGTTCGTCACCCACGACATCTCCGAGGCGATTCTGTTGTCCCAGCAGGTCTGGGTGATGTCCTACCGGCCGGGCACCATCATCGACGTCGTGGACATCGACCTGCCCGGCGAGCGCGACGCCGGTGTGGTGTCGACCCCGCGGTTCAACGAACTGCACAACCGGATCTGGGGCTCTCTGCAGGCCGAGTCGATGCGCGGCTTCCAGCAGCAGGAAACCGCGGCGACGTGA
- a CDS encoding ABC transporter permease, whose product MTATLPGPTEAEIAAPPRFSARSVLASQSFGAGVVAVLVVIAWQVMSGLTFVIPSPAQTITVLFDNLADPAYLFDLRVTAQSVALAFVIGTVVGGGIGLLLGLSSALRTIFEPLIIMLNGIPKIVLYPVLLPIFSLSGSKVVMGVLFALFPVLINVSTGVQEIPKVYWKLARSVRANAWQMLTHIIFPAIRRPLLTGIRLAVSLAVVGVVLSEFFATRRGLGRVVLQAYSHGDYPSMVATIMLLITISFAISIALWQWEKRIH is encoded by the coding sequence ATGACCGCCACGCTGCCCGGCCCGACAGAGGCCGAAATCGCTGCGCCACCGCGTTTCTCGGCGCGTTCCGTGCTCGCCAGCCAGTCCTTCGGTGCCGGCGTGGTAGCCGTGCTGGTGGTCATCGCATGGCAGGTGATGTCGGGTCTGACCTTCGTGATCCCGTCGCCCGCGCAGACCATCACCGTGCTGTTCGACAATCTCGCTGACCCGGCCTACCTGTTCGACCTGCGGGTCACCGCGCAGTCGGTGGCGCTGGCGTTCGTGATCGGCACCGTGGTGGGCGGTGGGATCGGTCTGCTGCTGGGCCTGTCGAGCGCGCTGCGGACCATCTTCGAGCCCCTCATCATCATGCTCAACGGCATCCCCAAGATCGTGCTGTACCCGGTGCTGCTGCCCATCTTCAGCCTGTCGGGTTCCAAGGTCGTGATGGGAGTGCTGTTCGCACTGTTCCCCGTGCTGATCAACGTGTCCACCGGGGTGCAGGAGATACCGAAGGTCTACTGGAAGCTGGCCCGCTCGGTGCGTGCGAACGCCTGGCAGATGCTGACCCACATCATCTTCCCCGCGATCCGCCGCCCGCTGCTCACCGGAATCCGGCTTGCGGTCAGCCTCGCGGTCGTCGGTGTGGTGCTCTCCGAGTTCTTCGCCACCCGGCGCGGCCTCGGCCGGGTGGTGCTGCAGGCCTACAGCCACGGCGACTATCCGTCGATGGTGGCCACCATCATGCTTCTCATCACGATTTCGTTCGCCATCTCGATTGCCCTGTGGCAGTGGGAGAAGCGGATACATTGA
- a CDS encoding FUSC family protein, giving the protein MPIPDRRPTSAVRWRAIELLRPVGASRWGMAVWLAGGLGAILGVSTALGHAEWGSAVGLGLVLTAVPSLPVAWRPAMATIVIRGLSVLAGATLAVLTAGHPPALAAATVVAAVGGGLLPRVGPTAGLAVVLIAIDLPGDGSAGALLPYMVGVLVVALAWACWFLCAVAMRRHRGDVVASEPQTGPNSRTWTALWPHAVRVGIAVAAAVGLAGLLPDDLVGGHWLVTSVILTVQPDASDTGIRLAQRLSGNTVGAVIAALVLGAHPSVPVVAVVAVVLFTLAMALRPVNYTWWAVTGPPVLLVISEYPDLFPWYEGGVRLAMNLVGAVIVLVVVFGAPALTRFGSRVGGTASPRKDDRIVYTKSNQGGDR; this is encoded by the coding sequence GTGCCGATCCCTGACCGCCGGCCCACCTCGGCGGTGCGGTGGCGGGCCATCGAGTTGCTGCGGCCGGTCGGTGCGAGCCGCTGGGGGATGGCGGTATGGCTTGCCGGCGGCCTCGGCGCGATCCTGGGTGTGAGCACGGCCCTCGGGCACGCCGAGTGGGGTTCGGCCGTGGGGCTGGGCCTCGTGCTGACCGCGGTGCCGTCGCTGCCTGTGGCGTGGCGGCCTGCGATGGCGACCATCGTGATTCGCGGGTTGAGCGTCCTTGCCGGCGCGACGCTGGCGGTGCTGACAGCCGGGCACCCGCCGGCACTCGCGGCGGCGACCGTCGTCGCCGCGGTGGGCGGCGGGCTGCTGCCCCGTGTCGGGCCGACCGCGGGCCTGGCGGTGGTCTTGATCGCCATCGACCTCCCCGGTGACGGCAGCGCCGGCGCGCTGCTGCCGTATATGGTCGGCGTGCTCGTCGTGGCGCTCGCCTGGGCGTGCTGGTTCCTGTGCGCCGTGGCGATGCGGCGCCACCGCGGTGACGTCGTCGCGTCCGAACCGCAGACCGGACCGAACAGTCGGACGTGGACAGCACTGTGGCCACACGCTGTGCGCGTCGGTATCGCGGTGGCCGCGGCGGTGGGACTGGCGGGTCTGCTTCCCGACGACCTGGTGGGTGGGCACTGGCTCGTCACGAGTGTGATCCTCACGGTGCAGCCGGACGCCAGCGATACCGGAATACGGCTGGCGCAACGTCTTTCGGGCAACACGGTCGGTGCGGTGATCGCGGCGCTGGTGCTCGGAGCGCATCCGTCGGTGCCGGTGGTCGCCGTGGTCGCCGTCGTGCTCTTTACGCTCGCGATGGCACTGCGCCCGGTGAACTACACGTGGTGGGCGGTGACCGGTCCTCCGGTGCTGCTGGTGATCAGCGAGTATCCGGATCTGTTTCCCTGGTACGAGGGCGGTGTGCGCCTGGCGATGAACCTTGTGGGTGCTGTCATCGTGCTCGTGGTGGTCTTCGGCGCTCCGGCGCTGACCCGCTTCGGATCTCGGGTCGGGGGTACCGCTTCCCCTAGGAAGGACGATCGGATAGTGTATACAAAATCCAATCAAGGAGGCGATAGGTGA